One genomic window of Danio rerio strain Tuebingen ecotype United States chromosome 24, GRCz12tu, whole genome shotgun sequence includes the following:
- the LOC560947 gene encoding uncharacterized protein isoform X5 — MSTIDFNHLSNLIPASLSPESAEELATALSTGRWWAIMEVLHPIDEERQFDFTSDHQSQTVEDEFSASGPAETADASSVTEASGELATALAAGAIMVAERPVEEPQVDISSVPFLEAPETSPGASVPENREPTTSPVLKSQPGAPVYAESDTPGYGNQIPTPAEPALGPPVCPGNGYMFQMVSAEPKDYKRLRRVSRCRRSPTLQQIREAWKQQHVEVVASRGQNRIPEPQPERPQLTDVNEIIRELLSGLEPALPPKAMREPQDEAFVNQMPHQNLQHVEVVASRGQNQIPEPQPEQQQQNEPERPQQRDLVVNRRVRGVLRGLQSARPLRRMREQQDEAFVNQMPHQNLQHVEVVASRGQNQIPEPQPEQQQQNEPERPQQRDLVVNGRVRGVLRGLQSARPLRRMRELDEAFVNQMPHQNLQHVEVVASRGQNQIPEPQPEQQQQNEPERPQQRDLVINGRVRGVLRGLQSARPLRRMREQQDEAFVNQMPHQNLQHVEVVASRGQNQIPEPQPEQQQQNEPERPQQRDLVINGRVRGVLRGLQSARPLRRMREQQEEIVNLQNPPLRQPRPGPPPTYIRRTVVGSIGDFARH; from the exons ATGTCGACCATTGATTTCAACCATCTTTCCAACCTGATTCCTGCCTCTCTGTCACCTGAGAGCGCAGAAGAGCTCGCCACGGCCCTCTCCACCGGCCGCTGGTGGGCTATCATGGAGGTGTTACACCCCATCGATGAGGAGCGTCAGTTTGACTTCACTTCAGATCACCAGAGTCAAACTGTGGAG GACGAGTTTTCTGCGTCTGGTCCAGCAGAGACAGCAGATGCGTCCTCCGTCACTGAGGCCTCAGGTGAGCTCGCCACTGCCCTCGCTGCAGGGGCCATCATGGTGGCTGAGCGCCCTGTTGAGGAGCCTCAGGTTGACATCTCCTCAGTGCCGTTTTTGGAGGCACCAGAAACATCACCAGGAGCTTCTGTGCCTGAGAACAGGGAACCCACCACATCCCCAGTCCTCAAGAGCCAGCCTGGAGCTCCTGTGTATGCCGAGTCTGACACCCCGGGCTACGGAAATCAAATCCCCACGCCTGCTGAGCCAGCTTTGGGCCCACCTGTGTGTCCT GGCAACGGATACATGTTTCAGATGGTTTCAGCAGAGCCTAAAGATTATAAAAGACTTCGAAGAGTTTCGAGGTGTCGCCGGTCTCCGACTCTGCAGCAGATAAGAGAGGCATGG AAGCAGCAGCATGTGGAGGTTGTGGCCAGTAGGGGACAAAATCGAATCCCTGAACCACAACCTGAAAGACCTCAGCTGACAGATGTGAACGAAATAATCCGTGAGCTTCTGTCTGGTCTTGAGCCTGCTCTTCCTCCCAAAGCAATGAGAGAACCG CAGGATGAAGCATTTGTCAATCAGATGCCTCATCAGAACCTGCAGCATGTGGAGGTTGTGGCCAGTAGGGGACAAAATCAGATCCCTGAACCACAACCTGAGCAGCAGCAACAGAATGAACCTGAGAGACCCCAGCAGAGAGACTTAGTAGTGAACCGAAGAGTCCGTGGGGTTCTGCGTGGTCTTCAGTCTGCTCGTCCTCTCAGAAGAATGAGAGAACAG CAGGATGAAGCATTTGTGAATCAGATGCCTCATCAGAACCTGCAGCATGTGGAGGTTGTGGCCAGTAGGGGACAAAATCAGATCCCTGAACCACAACCTGAGCAGCAGCAACAGAATGAACCTGAGAGACCTCAGCAGAGAGACTTAGTAGTGAATGGAAGAGTCCGTGGGGTTCTGCGTGGTCTTCAGTCTGCTCGTCCTCTCAGAAGAATGAGAGAATTG GATGAAGCATTTGTGAATCAGATGCCTCATCAGAACCTGCAGCATGTGGAGGTTGTGGCCAGTAGGGGACAAAATCAGATCCCTGAACCACAACCTGAGCAGCAGCAACAGAATGAACCTGAGAGACCCCAGCAGAGAGACTTAGTAATCAATGGAAGAGTCCGTGGGGTTCTGCGTGGTCTTCAGTCTGCTCGTCCTCTCAGAAGAATGAGAGAACAG CAGGATGAAGCATTTGTGAATCAGATGCCTCATCAGAACCTGCAGCATGTGGAGGTTGTGGCCAGTAGGGGACAAAATCAGATCCCTGAACCACAACCTGAGCAGCAGCAACAGAATGAACCTGAGAGACCCCAGCAGAGAGACTTAGTAATCAATGGAAGAGTCCGTGGGGTTCTGCGTGGTCTTCAGTCTGCTCGTCCTCTCAGAAGAATGAGAGAACAG CAGGAGGAAATTGTTAATCTCCAGAATCCTCCTCTCCGGCAACCCCGGCCTGGTCCACCGCCTACCTACATTCGCAGGACGGTGGTGGGCAGCATTGGAGATTTTGCACGCCATTGA
- the LOC560947 gene encoding uncharacterized protein isoform X31 produces MSTIDFNHLSNLIPASLSPESAEELATALSTGRWWAIMEVLHPIDEERQFDFTSDHQSQTVEDEFSASGPAETADASSVTEASGELATALAAGAIMVAERPVEEPQVDISSVPFLEAPETSPGASVPENREPTTSPVLKSQPGAPVYAESDTPGYGNQIPTPAEPALGPPVCPGNGYMFQMVSAEPKDYKRLRRVSRCRRSPTLQQIREAWKQQHVEVVASRGQNRIPEPQPERPQLTDVNEIIRELLSGLEPALPPKAMREPQDEAFVNQMPHQNLQHVEVVASRGQNQIPEPQPEQQQQNEPERPQQRDLVVNRRVRGVLRGLQSARPLRRMREQQDEAFVNQMPHQNLQHVEVVASRGQNQIPEPQPEQQQQNEPERPQQRDLVVNGRVRGVLRGLQSARPLRRMRELDEAFVNQMPHQNLQHVEVVASRGQNQIPEPQPEQQQQNEPERPQQRDLVINGRVRGVLRGLQSARPLRRMREQDEAFVNQMPHQNLQHVEVVASRGQNQIPEPQPEQQQQNEPERPQQRDLVINGRVRGVLRGLQSARPLRRMREQEEIVNLQNPPLRQPRPGPPPTYIRRTVVGSIGDFARH; encoded by the exons ATGTCGACCATTGATTTCAACCATCTTTCCAACCTGATTCCTGCCTCTCTGTCACCTGAGAGCGCAGAAGAGCTCGCCACGGCCCTCTCCACCGGCCGCTGGTGGGCTATCATGGAGGTGTTACACCCCATCGATGAGGAGCGTCAGTTTGACTTCACTTCAGATCACCAGAGTCAAACTGTGGAG GACGAGTTTTCTGCGTCTGGTCCAGCAGAGACAGCAGATGCGTCCTCCGTCACTGAGGCCTCAGGTGAGCTCGCCACTGCCCTCGCTGCAGGGGCCATCATGGTGGCTGAGCGCCCTGTTGAGGAGCCTCAGGTTGACATCTCCTCAGTGCCGTTTTTGGAGGCACCAGAAACATCACCAGGAGCTTCTGTGCCTGAGAACAGGGAACCCACCACATCCCCAGTCCTCAAGAGCCAGCCTGGAGCTCCTGTGTATGCCGAGTCTGACACCCCGGGCTACGGAAATCAAATCCCCACGCCTGCTGAGCCAGCTTTGGGCCCACCTGTGTGTCCT GGCAACGGATACATGTTTCAGATGGTTTCAGCAGAGCCTAAAGATTATAAAAGACTTCGAAGAGTTTCGAGGTGTCGCCGGTCTCCGACTCTGCAGCAGATAAGAGAGGCATGG AAGCAGCAGCATGTGGAGGTTGTGGCCAGTAGGGGACAAAATCGAATCCCTGAACCACAACCTGAAAGACCTCAGCTGACAGATGTGAACGAAATAATCCGTGAGCTTCTGTCTGGTCTTGAGCCTGCTCTTCCTCCCAAAGCAATGAGAGAACCG CAGGATGAAGCATTTGTCAATCAGATGCCTCATCAGAACCTGCAGCATGTGGAGGTTGTGGCCAGTAGGGGACAAAATCAGATCCCTGAACCACAACCTGAGCAGCAGCAACAGAATGAACCTGAGAGACCCCAGCAGAGAGACTTAGTAGTGAACCGAAGAGTCCGTGGGGTTCTGCGTGGTCTTCAGTCTGCTCGTCCTCTCAGAAGAATGAGAGAACAG CAGGATGAAGCATTTGTGAATCAGATGCCTCATCAGAACCTGCAGCATGTGGAGGTTGTGGCCAGTAGGGGACAAAATCAGATCCCTGAACCACAACCTGAGCAGCAGCAACAGAATGAACCTGAGAGACCTCAGCAGAGAGACTTAGTAGTGAATGGAAGAGTCCGTGGGGTTCTGCGTGGTCTTCAGTCTGCTCGTCCTCTCAGAAGAATGAGAGAATTG GATGAAGCATTTGTGAATCAGATGCCTCATCAGAACCTGCAGCATGTGGAGGTTGTGGCCAGTAGGGGACAAAATCAGATCCCTGAACCACAACCTGAGCAGCAGCAACAGAATGAACCTGAGAGACCCCAGCAGAGAGACTTAGTAATCAATGGAAGAGTCCGTGGGGTTCTGCGTGGTCTTCAGTCTGCTCGTCCTCTCAGAAGAATGAGAGAACAG GATGAAGCATTTGTGAATCAGATGCCTCATCAGAACCTGCAGCATGTGGAGGTTGTGGCCAGTAGGGGACAAAATCAGATCCCTGAACCACAACCTGAGCAGCAGCAACAGAATGAACCTGAGAGACCCCAGCAGAGAGACTTAGTAATCAATGGAAGAGTCCGTGGGGTTCTGCGTGGTCTTCAGTCTGCTCGTCCTCTCAGAAGAATGAGAGAACAG GAGGAAATTGTTAATCTCCAGAATCCTCCTCTCCGGCAACCCCGGCCTGGTCCACCGCCTACCTACATTCGCAGGACGGTGGTGGGCAGCATTGGAGATTTTGCACGCCATTGA
- the LOC560947 gene encoding uncharacterized protein isoform X37, with translation MSTIDFNHLSNLIPASLSPESAEELATALSTGRWWAIMEVLHPIDEERQFDFTSDHQSQTVEDEFSASGPAETADASSVTEASGELATALAAGAIMVAERPVEEPQVDISSVPFLEAPETSPGASVPENREPTTSPVLKSQPGAPVYAESDTPGYGNQIPTPAEPALGPPVCPGNGYMFQMVSAEPKDYKRLRRVSRCRRSPTLQQIREAWQQHVEVVASRGQNRIPEPQPERPQLTDVNEIIRELLSGLEPALPPKAMREPDEAFVNQMPHQNLQHVEVVASRGQNQIPEPQPEQQQQNEPERPQQRDLVVNRRVRGVLRGLQSARPLRRMREQQDEAFVNQMPHQNLQHVEVVASRGQNQIPEPQPEQQQQNEPERPQQRDLVVNGRVRGVLRGLQSARPLRRMRELDEAFVNQMPHQNLQHVEVVASRGQNQIPEPQPEQQQQNEPERPQQRDLVINGRVRGVLRGLQSARPLRRMREQDEAFVNQMPHQNLQHVEVVASRGQNQIPEPQPEQQQQNEPERPQQRDLVINGRVRGVLRGLQSARPLRRMREQQEEIVNLQNPPLRQPRPGPPPTYIRRTVVGSIGDFARH, from the exons ATGTCGACCATTGATTTCAACCATCTTTCCAACCTGATTCCTGCCTCTCTGTCACCTGAGAGCGCAGAAGAGCTCGCCACGGCCCTCTCCACCGGCCGCTGGTGGGCTATCATGGAGGTGTTACACCCCATCGATGAGGAGCGTCAGTTTGACTTCACTTCAGATCACCAGAGTCAAACTGTGGAG GACGAGTTTTCTGCGTCTGGTCCAGCAGAGACAGCAGATGCGTCCTCCGTCACTGAGGCCTCAGGTGAGCTCGCCACTGCCCTCGCTGCAGGGGCCATCATGGTGGCTGAGCGCCCTGTTGAGGAGCCTCAGGTTGACATCTCCTCAGTGCCGTTTTTGGAGGCACCAGAAACATCACCAGGAGCTTCTGTGCCTGAGAACAGGGAACCCACCACATCCCCAGTCCTCAAGAGCCAGCCTGGAGCTCCTGTGTATGCCGAGTCTGACACCCCGGGCTACGGAAATCAAATCCCCACGCCTGCTGAGCCAGCTTTGGGCCCACCTGTGTGTCCT GGCAACGGATACATGTTTCAGATGGTTTCAGCAGAGCCTAAAGATTATAAAAGACTTCGAAGAGTTTCGAGGTGTCGCCGGTCTCCGACTCTGCAGCAGATAAGAGAGGCATGG CAGCAGCATGTGGAGGTTGTGGCCAGTAGGGGACAAAATCGAATCCCTGAACCACAACCTGAAAGACCTCAGCTGACAGATGTGAACGAAATAATCCGTGAGCTTCTGTCTGGTCTTGAGCCTGCTCTTCCTCCCAAAGCAATGAGAGAACCG GATGAAGCATTTGTCAATCAGATGCCTCATCAGAACCTGCAGCATGTGGAGGTTGTGGCCAGTAGGGGACAAAATCAGATCCCTGAACCACAACCTGAGCAGCAGCAACAGAATGAACCTGAGAGACCCCAGCAGAGAGACTTAGTAGTGAACCGAAGAGTCCGTGGGGTTCTGCGTGGTCTTCAGTCTGCTCGTCCTCTCAGAAGAATGAGAGAACAG CAGGATGAAGCATTTGTGAATCAGATGCCTCATCAGAACCTGCAGCATGTGGAGGTTGTGGCCAGTAGGGGACAAAATCAGATCCCTGAACCACAACCTGAGCAGCAGCAACAGAATGAACCTGAGAGACCTCAGCAGAGAGACTTAGTAGTGAATGGAAGAGTCCGTGGGGTTCTGCGTGGTCTTCAGTCTGCTCGTCCTCTCAGAAGAATGAGAGAATTG GATGAAGCATTTGTGAATCAGATGCCTCATCAGAACCTGCAGCATGTGGAGGTTGTGGCCAGTAGGGGACAAAATCAGATCCCTGAACCACAACCTGAGCAGCAGCAACAGAATGAACCTGAGAGACCCCAGCAGAGAGACTTAGTAATCAATGGAAGAGTCCGTGGGGTTCTGCGTGGTCTTCAGTCTGCTCGTCCTCTCAGAAGAATGAGAGAACAG GATGAAGCATTTGTGAATCAGATGCCTCATCAGAACCTGCAGCATGTGGAGGTTGTGGCCAGTAGGGGACAAAATCAGATCCCTGAACCACAACCTGAGCAGCAGCAACAGAATGAACCTGAGAGACCCCAGCAGAGAGACTTAGTAATCAATGGAAGAGTCCGTGGGGTTCTGCGTGGTCTTCAGTCTGCTCGTCCTCTCAGAAGAATGAGAGAACAG CAGGAGGAAATTGTTAATCTCCAGAATCCTCCTCTCCGGCAACCCCGGCCTGGTCCACCGCCTACCTACATTCGCAGGACGGTGGTGGGCAGCATTGGAGATTTTGCACGCCATTGA
- the LOC560947 gene encoding uncharacterized protein isoform X33, with protein sequence MSTIDFNHLSNLIPASLSPESAEELATALSTGRWWAIMEVLHPIDEERQFDFTSDHQSQTVEDEFSASGPAETADASSVTEASGELATALAAGAIMVAERPVEEPQVDISSVPFLEAPETSPGASVPENREPTTSPVLKSQPGAPVYAESDTPGYGNQIPTPAEPALGPPVCPGNGYMFQMVSAEPKDYKRLRRVSRCRRSPTLQQIREAWKQQHVEVVASRGQNRIPEPQPERPQLTDVNEIIRELLSGLEPALPPKAMREPDEAFVNQMPHQNLQHVEVVASRGQNQIPEPQPEQQQQNEPERPQQRDLVVNRRVRGVLRGLQSARPLRRMREQDEAFVNQMPHQNLQHVEVVASRGQNQIPEPQPEQQQQNEPERPQQRDLVVNGRVRGVLRGLQSARPLRRMRELQDEAFVNQMPHQNLQHVEVVASRGQNQIPEPQPEQQQQNEPERPQQRDLVINGRVRGVLRGLQSARPLRRMREQDEAFVNQMPHQNLQHVEVVASRGQNQIPEPQPEQQQQNEPERPQQRDLVINGRVRGVLRGLQSARPLRRMREQQEEIVNLQNPPLRQPRPGPPPTYIRRTVVGSIGDFARH encoded by the exons ATGTCGACCATTGATTTCAACCATCTTTCCAACCTGATTCCTGCCTCTCTGTCACCTGAGAGCGCAGAAGAGCTCGCCACGGCCCTCTCCACCGGCCGCTGGTGGGCTATCATGGAGGTGTTACACCCCATCGATGAGGAGCGTCAGTTTGACTTCACTTCAGATCACCAGAGTCAAACTGTGGAG GACGAGTTTTCTGCGTCTGGTCCAGCAGAGACAGCAGATGCGTCCTCCGTCACTGAGGCCTCAGGTGAGCTCGCCACTGCCCTCGCTGCAGGGGCCATCATGGTGGCTGAGCGCCCTGTTGAGGAGCCTCAGGTTGACATCTCCTCAGTGCCGTTTTTGGAGGCACCAGAAACATCACCAGGAGCTTCTGTGCCTGAGAACAGGGAACCCACCACATCCCCAGTCCTCAAGAGCCAGCCTGGAGCTCCTGTGTATGCCGAGTCTGACACCCCGGGCTACGGAAATCAAATCCCCACGCCTGCTGAGCCAGCTTTGGGCCCACCTGTGTGTCCT GGCAACGGATACATGTTTCAGATGGTTTCAGCAGAGCCTAAAGATTATAAAAGACTTCGAAGAGTTTCGAGGTGTCGCCGGTCTCCGACTCTGCAGCAGATAAGAGAGGCATGG AAGCAGCAGCATGTGGAGGTTGTGGCCAGTAGGGGACAAAATCGAATCCCTGAACCACAACCTGAAAGACCTCAGCTGACAGATGTGAACGAAATAATCCGTGAGCTTCTGTCTGGTCTTGAGCCTGCTCTTCCTCCCAAAGCAATGAGAGAACCG GATGAAGCATTTGTCAATCAGATGCCTCATCAGAACCTGCAGCATGTGGAGGTTGTGGCCAGTAGGGGACAAAATCAGATCCCTGAACCACAACCTGAGCAGCAGCAACAGAATGAACCTGAGAGACCCCAGCAGAGAGACTTAGTAGTGAACCGAAGAGTCCGTGGGGTTCTGCGTGGTCTTCAGTCTGCTCGTCCTCTCAGAAGAATGAGAGAACAG GATGAAGCATTTGTGAATCAGATGCCTCATCAGAACCTGCAGCATGTGGAGGTTGTGGCCAGTAGGGGACAAAATCAGATCCCTGAACCACAACCTGAGCAGCAGCAACAGAATGAACCTGAGAGACCTCAGCAGAGAGACTTAGTAGTGAATGGAAGAGTCCGTGGGGTTCTGCGTGGTCTTCAGTCTGCTCGTCCTCTCAGAAGAATGAGAGAATTG CAGGATGAAGCATTTGTGAATCAGATGCCTCATCAGAACCTGCAGCATGTGGAGGTTGTGGCCAGTAGGGGACAAAATCAGATCCCTGAACCACAACCTGAGCAGCAGCAACAGAATGAACCTGAGAGACCCCAGCAGAGAGACTTAGTAATCAATGGAAGAGTCCGTGGGGTTCTGCGTGGTCTTCAGTCTGCTCGTCCTCTCAGAAGAATGAGAGAACAG GATGAAGCATTTGTGAATCAGATGCCTCATCAGAACCTGCAGCATGTGGAGGTTGTGGCCAGTAGGGGACAAAATCAGATCCCTGAACCACAACCTGAGCAGCAGCAACAGAATGAACCTGAGAGACCCCAGCAGAGAGACTTAGTAATCAATGGAAGAGTCCGTGGGGTTCTGCGTGGTCTTCAGTCTGCTCGTCCTCTCAGAAGAATGAGAGAACAG CAGGAGGAAATTGTTAATCTCCAGAATCCTCCTCTCCGGCAACCCCGGCCTGGTCCACCGCCTACCTACATTCGCAGGACGGTGGTGGGCAGCATTGGAGATTTTGCACGCCATTGA
- the LOC560947 gene encoding uncharacterized protein isoform X50 has translation MSTIDFNHLSNLIPASLSPESAEELATALSTGRWWAIMEVLHPIDEERQFDFTSDHQSQTVEDEFSASGPAETADASSVTEASGELATALAAGAIMVAERPVEEPQVDISSVPFLEAPETSPGASVPENREPTTSPVLKSQPGAPVYAESDTPGYGNQIPTPAEPALGPPVCPGNGYMFQMVSAEPKDYKRLRRVSRCRRSPTLQQIREAWQDEAFVNQMPHQNLQHVEVVASRGQNQIPEPQPEQQQQNEPERPQQRDLVVNRRVRGVLRGLQSARPLRRMREQQDEAFVNQMPHQNLQHVEVVASRGQNQIPEPQPEQQQQNEPERPQQRDLVVNGRVRGVLRGLQSARPLRRMRELDEAFVNQMPHQNLQHVEVVASRGQNQIPEPQPEQQQQNEPERPQQRDLVINGRVRGVLRGLQSARPLRRMREQDEAFVNQMPHQNLQHVEVVASRGQNQIPEPQPEQQQQNEPERPQQRDLVINGRVRGVLRGLQSARPLRRMREQEEIVNLQNPPLRQPRPGPPPTYIRRTVVGSIGDFARH, from the exons ATGTCGACCATTGATTTCAACCATCTTTCCAACCTGATTCCTGCCTCTCTGTCACCTGAGAGCGCAGAAGAGCTCGCCACGGCCCTCTCCACCGGCCGCTGGTGGGCTATCATGGAGGTGTTACACCCCATCGATGAGGAGCGTCAGTTTGACTTCACTTCAGATCACCAGAGTCAAACTGTGGAG GACGAGTTTTCTGCGTCTGGTCCAGCAGAGACAGCAGATGCGTCCTCCGTCACTGAGGCCTCAGGTGAGCTCGCCACTGCCCTCGCTGCAGGGGCCATCATGGTGGCTGAGCGCCCTGTTGAGGAGCCTCAGGTTGACATCTCCTCAGTGCCGTTTTTGGAGGCACCAGAAACATCACCAGGAGCTTCTGTGCCTGAGAACAGGGAACCCACCACATCCCCAGTCCTCAAGAGCCAGCCTGGAGCTCCTGTGTATGCCGAGTCTGACACCCCGGGCTACGGAAATCAAATCCCCACGCCTGCTGAGCCAGCTTTGGGCCCACCTGTGTGTCCT GGCAACGGATACATGTTTCAGATGGTTTCAGCAGAGCCTAAAGATTATAAAAGACTTCGAAGAGTTTCGAGGTGTCGCCGGTCTCCGACTCTGCAGCAGATAAGAGAGGCATGG CAGGATGAAGCATTTGTCAATCAGATGCCTCATCAGAACCTGCAGCATGTGGAGGTTGTGGCCAGTAGGGGACAAAATCAGATCCCTGAACCACAACCTGAGCAGCAGCAACAGAATGAACCTGAGAGACCCCAGCAGAGAGACTTAGTAGTGAACCGAAGAGTCCGTGGGGTTCTGCGTGGTCTTCAGTCTGCTCGTCCTCTCAGAAGAATGAGAGAACAG CAGGATGAAGCATTTGTGAATCAGATGCCTCATCAGAACCTGCAGCATGTGGAGGTTGTGGCCAGTAGGGGACAAAATCAGATCCCTGAACCACAACCTGAGCAGCAGCAACAGAATGAACCTGAGAGACCTCAGCAGAGAGACTTAGTAGTGAATGGAAGAGTCCGTGGGGTTCTGCGTGGTCTTCAGTCTGCTCGTCCTCTCAGAAGAATGAGAGAATTG GATGAAGCATTTGTGAATCAGATGCCTCATCAGAACCTGCAGCATGTGGAGGTTGTGGCCAGTAGGGGACAAAATCAGATCCCTGAACCACAACCTGAGCAGCAGCAACAGAATGAACCTGAGAGACCCCAGCAGAGAGACTTAGTAATCAATGGAAGAGTCCGTGGGGTTCTGCGTGGTCTTCAGTCTGCTCGTCCTCTCAGAAGAATGAGAGAACAG GATGAAGCATTTGTGAATCAGATGCCTCATCAGAACCTGCAGCATGTGGAGGTTGTGGCCAGTAGGGGACAAAATCAGATCCCTGAACCACAACCTGAGCAGCAGCAACAGAATGAACCTGAGAGACCCCAGCAGAGAGACTTAGTAATCAATGGAAGAGTCCGTGGGGTTCTGCGTGGTCTTCAGTCTGCTCGTCCTCTCAGAAGAATGAGAGAACAG GAGGAAATTGTTAATCTCCAGAATCCTCCTCTCCGGCAACCCCGGCCTGGTCCACCGCCTACCTACATTCGCAGGACGGTGGTGGGCAGCATTGGAGATTTTGCACGCCATTGA
- the LOC560947 gene encoding uncharacterized protein isoform X18: MSTIDFNHLSNLIPASLSPESAEELATALSTGRWWAIMEVLHPIDEERQFDFTSDHQSQTVEDEFSASGPAETADASSVTEASGELATALAAGAIMVAERPVEEPQVDISSVPFLEAPETSPGASVPENREPTTSPVLKSQPGAPVYAESDTPGYGNQIPTPAEPALGPPVCPGNGYMFQMVSAEPKDYKRLRRVSRCRRSPTLQQIREAWKQQHVEVVASRGQNRIPEPQPERPQLTDVNEIIRELLSGLEPALPPKAMREPQDEAFVNQMPHQNLQHVEVVASRGQNQIPEPQPEQQQQNEPERPQQRDLVVNRRVRGVLRGLQSARPLRRMREQQDEAFVNQMPHQNLQHVEVVASRGQNQIPEPQPEQQQQNEPERPQQRDLVVNGRVRGVLRGLQSARPLRRMRELQDEAFVNQMPHQNLQHVEVVASRGQNQIPEPQPEQQQQNEPERPQQRDLVINGRVRGVLRGLQSARPLRRMREQDEAFVNQMPHQNLQHVEVVASRGQNQIPEPQPEQQQQNEPERPQQRDLVINGRVRGVLRGLQSARPLRRMREQEEIVNLQNPPLRQPRPGPPPTYIRRTVVGSIGDFARH; the protein is encoded by the exons ATGTCGACCATTGATTTCAACCATCTTTCCAACCTGATTCCTGCCTCTCTGTCACCTGAGAGCGCAGAAGAGCTCGCCACGGCCCTCTCCACCGGCCGCTGGTGGGCTATCATGGAGGTGTTACACCCCATCGATGAGGAGCGTCAGTTTGACTTCACTTCAGATCACCAGAGTCAAACTGTGGAG GACGAGTTTTCTGCGTCTGGTCCAGCAGAGACAGCAGATGCGTCCTCCGTCACTGAGGCCTCAGGTGAGCTCGCCACTGCCCTCGCTGCAGGGGCCATCATGGTGGCTGAGCGCCCTGTTGAGGAGCCTCAGGTTGACATCTCCTCAGTGCCGTTTTTGGAGGCACCAGAAACATCACCAGGAGCTTCTGTGCCTGAGAACAGGGAACCCACCACATCCCCAGTCCTCAAGAGCCAGCCTGGAGCTCCTGTGTATGCCGAGTCTGACACCCCGGGCTACGGAAATCAAATCCCCACGCCTGCTGAGCCAGCTTTGGGCCCACCTGTGTGTCCT GGCAACGGATACATGTTTCAGATGGTTTCAGCAGAGCCTAAAGATTATAAAAGACTTCGAAGAGTTTCGAGGTGTCGCCGGTCTCCGACTCTGCAGCAGATAAGAGAGGCATGG AAGCAGCAGCATGTGGAGGTTGTGGCCAGTAGGGGACAAAATCGAATCCCTGAACCACAACCTGAAAGACCTCAGCTGACAGATGTGAACGAAATAATCCGTGAGCTTCTGTCTGGTCTTGAGCCTGCTCTTCCTCCCAAAGCAATGAGAGAACCG CAGGATGAAGCATTTGTCAATCAGATGCCTCATCAGAACCTGCAGCATGTGGAGGTTGTGGCCAGTAGGGGACAAAATCAGATCCCTGAACCACAACCTGAGCAGCAGCAACAGAATGAACCTGAGAGACCCCAGCAGAGAGACTTAGTAGTGAACCGAAGAGTCCGTGGGGTTCTGCGTGGTCTTCAGTCTGCTCGTCCTCTCAGAAGAATGAGAGAACAG CAGGATGAAGCATTTGTGAATCAGATGCCTCATCAGAACCTGCAGCATGTGGAGGTTGTGGCCAGTAGGGGACAAAATCAGATCCCTGAACCACAACCTGAGCAGCAGCAACAGAATGAACCTGAGAGACCTCAGCAGAGAGACTTAGTAGTGAATGGAAGAGTCCGTGGGGTTCTGCGTGGTCTTCAGTCTGCTCGTCCTCTCAGAAGAATGAGAGAATTG CAGGATGAAGCATTTGTGAATCAGATGCCTCATCAGAACCTGCAGCATGTGGAGGTTGTGGCCAGTAGGGGACAAAATCAGATCCCTGAACCACAACCTGAGCAGCAGCAACAGAATGAACCTGAGAGACCCCAGCAGAGAGACTTAGTAATCAATGGAAGAGTCCGTGGGGTTCTGCGTGGTCTTCAGTCTGCTCGTCCTCTCAGAAGAATGAGAGAACAG GATGAAGCATTTGTGAATCAGATGCCTCATCAGAACCTGCAGCATGTGGAGGTTGTGGCCAGTAGGGGACAAAATCAGATCCCTGAACCACAACCTGAGCAGCAGCAACAGAATGAACCTGAGAGACCCCAGCAGAGAGACTTAGTAATCAATGGAAGAGTCCGTGGGGTTCTGCGTGGTCTTCAGTCTGCTCGTCCTCTCAGAAGAATGAGAGAACAG GAGGAAATTGTTAATCTCCAGAATCCTCCTCTCCGGCAACCCCGGCCTGGTCCACCGCCTACCTACATTCGCAGGACGGTGGTGGGCAGCATTGGAGATTTTGCACGCCATTGA